In the Pseudomonas orientalis genome, one interval contains:
- the mrdA gene encoding penicillin-binding protein 2, protein MTQPIRIKDHEKDARLVRARVVFGAIMVVALIGVLIARLYYLQVIQYEYHSTLSENNRVHVQPIPPTRGLIFDRNGVVVADNRPSFSLSMTRERSGDWQQVLDVIVEVLQLTPEDRVIFEKRMRQGRRPFEPVPILFELNEEQIARIAVNQFRLPGVEVVAQLVRHYPQGPHFAHSVGYMGRINEKELKSLDPVNYSGTHHIGKTGIERFYEPELHGQVGYEEVETNARGRVLRVLKRTDPLPGKDIVLSLDIKLQEAAEMALGGRRGAVVALDPKTGEVLAMVSQPSFDPNLFVTGISFKAYAELRDSIDRPLFNRVLRGLYPPGSTIKPAVAIAGLDSGVVTASSRVYDPGYYMLPNYDHKYRNWNRSGDGYVDLDTAIMRSNDTYFYDLAHKLGIDRLAAYMGKFGLGQKVSLDMFEESPGLMPSREWKRATRRQAWFPGETLILGIGQGYMQATPLQLAQATALVANKGVWNRPHLARTIEGEKPVDENPIPDIVLRDPSDWAKVNHGMQQVMHGARGTARKAALGAQYRIAGKSGTAQVVAIKQGEKYDRSKVQERHRDHALFVGFAPADDPKIVVAVMVENGESGSGVAAPVVRQIMDAWLLGPDGKLKPEYGGPPSSPEVTAREE, encoded by the coding sequence ATGACCCAGCCGATCCGCATCAAGGACCACGAGAAAGACGCACGTCTAGTACGCGCGCGCGTGGTGTTTGGCGCGATCATGGTGGTGGCATTGATTGGTGTGCTGATCGCCCGTCTGTATTACCTGCAGGTGATCCAGTACGAGTATCACTCCACCTTGTCGGAAAACAATCGGGTGCATGTGCAGCCGATCCCGCCGACCCGTGGGCTGATTTTCGACCGCAATGGCGTGGTGGTGGCGGATAACCGGCCCAGCTTCAGCCTGAGCATGACCCGCGAGCGTTCCGGCGACTGGCAGCAGGTGCTCGATGTGATTGTCGAGGTGCTGCAGCTGACACCGGAAGACCGGGTGATTTTCGAGAAGCGCATGAGGCAGGGGCGCCGGCCTTTCGAGCCGGTGCCGATCCTGTTCGAGCTGAACGAAGAGCAGATCGCGCGGATCGCGGTGAACCAGTTCCGCCTGCCGGGGGTGGAGGTGGTGGCGCAGTTGGTGCGGCACTACCCGCAGGGGCCGCACTTTGCCCACTCGGTCGGCTACATGGGGCGCATCAACGAGAAAGAGCTCAAAAGCCTCGATCCGGTCAATTACAGCGGCACCCATCACATCGGCAAAACCGGCATCGAGCGTTTCTACGAGCCCGAGCTGCACGGCCAGGTGGGTTACGAAGAGGTCGAGACCAACGCCCGCGGCCGCGTGCTGCGCGTGCTCAAGCGCACCGACCCCTTGCCGGGCAAGGACATCGTGCTGAGCCTGGACATCAAGTTGCAGGAAGCCGCCGAAATGGCGCTGGGCGGTCGTCGCGGCGCGGTGGTGGCGCTGGACCCGAAGACTGGCGAAGTCCTGGCCATGGTCAGCCAGCCAAGTTTTGACCCCAACCTGTTCGTGACCGGCATCAGCTTCAAGGCCTACGCCGAATTGCGCGATTCGATCGACCGGCCTCTATTCAACCGCGTGTTGCGCGGCCTGTATCCGCCGGGGTCGACCATCAAGCCGGCGGTGGCGATTGCCGGCCTGGATTCGGGGGTGGTCACCGCGTCGAGCCGGGTCTATGACCCCGGCTACTACATGCTGCCCAACTACGATCACAAATACCGTAACTGGAACCGCTCCGGTGACGGCTATGTCGACCTGGACACCGCCATCATGCGCTCCAACGACACCTATTTCTATGACCTGGCCCACAAGCTGGGGATCGATCGCCTGGCGGCCTACATGGGCAAGTTCGGTCTCGGTCAGAAGGTCTCCCTGGACATGTTCGAAGAGTCTCCCGGCCTGATGCCGTCGCGCGAATGGAAGCGCGCGACGCGCCGCCAGGCCTGGTTCCCCGGCGAAACCCTGATCCTCGGCATCGGCCAGGGCTATATGCAGGCCACCCCGCTGCAACTGGCCCAGGCGACTGCGCTGGTGGCGAACAAGGGCGTGTGGAACCGTCCGCACCTGGCCAGGACCATCGAGGGCGAGAAACCGGTGGATGAAAACCCGATCCCGGATATCGTGCTGCGCGACCCTTCCGACTGGGCCAAGGTCAATCACGGCATGCAGCAGGTGATGCACGGCGCTCGCGGCACCGCACGCAAGGCGGCGCTCGGCGCGCAATACCGCATCGCCGGCAAGAGCGGTACCGCCCAGGTGGTCGCGATCAAGCAGGGTGAAAAATATGACCGCTCCAAGGTTCAGGAACGCCATCGCGACCACGCCTTGTTTGTCGGCTTTGCCCCCGCCGACGACCCGAAAATCGTGGTGGCGGTGATGGTGGAGAACGGCGAGTCCGGCTCCGGTGTGGCCGCGCCAGTGGTGCGCCAGATCATGGATGCGTGGCTGCTTGGCCCTGACGGCAAGCTCAAGCCCGAATATGGCGGCCCCCCTTCAAGCCCCGAGGTTACGGCCCGTGAAGAGTAA
- the rlmH gene encoding 23S rRNA (pseudouridine(1915)-N(3))-methyltransferase RlmH, giving the protein MRLRLIAVGSRMPKWVEEGWHEYAKRLPAELSLELVEIPLNTRGKNADVARFIRQEGEAMLAKVGPNERIVTLEVHGKPWSTEQLAVELDRWRLDSRTVNFMVGGPEGLAPEVCARADQRWSLSALTLPHPLVRILIGEQLYRAWTVLSGHPYHK; this is encoded by the coding sequence GTGCGCCTGCGTCTGATCGCTGTCGGTTCACGCATGCCCAAGTGGGTGGAAGAGGGCTGGCACGAGTATGCCAAGCGCCTGCCTGCCGAGCTGTCGCTTGAGCTGGTGGAAATACCGCTCAACACTCGGGGCAAGAACGCCGACGTGGCGCGCTTTATCCGTCAGGAAGGCGAAGCCATGTTGGCCAAGGTCGGCCCCAACGAGCGCATCGTCACCCTTGAAGTGCACGGCAAGCCCTGGAGCACCGAGCAACTGGCGGTGGAACTGGACCGCTGGCGCCTGGATTCGCGCACTGTCAACTTCATGGTCGGCGGCCCCGAAGGGCTGGCGCCGGAAGTCTGTGCGCGGGCTGACCAGCGCTGGTCGTTGTCTGCGTTGACACTGCCGCACCCGTTGGTAAGGATTCTGATCGGTGAACAGCTGTATCGCGCCTGGACAGTTCTGTCCGGGCACCCTTATCACAAATAA
- the rsfS gene encoding ribosome silencing factor, with amino-acid sequence MTNKDVSKVKRKGTFKSAPLPVEAHVGPELAGEELVKVAVAALEDVKAQDIQVLDVRDKQSITDYMIIATGTSNRQIGAMLDKVREAVKAQGVKPLGEEGKGDSDWVLLDMDDVIVHMMTSNARQFYDLERLWKGAEQSRAADGKHHSPEVGHAHFDKLNKDQE; translated from the coding sequence ATGACGAACAAAGACGTAAGCAAAGTTAAGCGCAAAGGCACTTTCAAGAGCGCACCGCTGCCGGTAGAAGCCCACGTTGGCCCGGAACTGGCTGGCGAAGAGCTGGTAAAAGTCGCCGTGGCTGCCCTGGAAGACGTGAAGGCCCAGGACATCCAGGTGCTGGACGTGCGCGACAAGCAGAGCATCACTGACTACATGATCATCGCCACCGGTACTTCCAACCGCCAGATCGGCGCAATGCTCGACAAGGTGCGCGAAGCCGTCAAGGCCCAGGGCGTCAAGCCGCTGGGTGAAGAAGGCAAGGGCGACAGCGACTGGGTGCTGCTGGACATGGACGACGTGATCGTGCACATGATGACCTCCAACGCCCGCCAGTTCTACGACCTGGAACGTCTGTGGAAAGGCGCCGAGCAGAGCCGTGCCGCCGATGGCAAGCACCACAGCCCGGAAGTGGGCCACGCGCACTTCGACAAGCTCAACAAAGACCAGGAATAA
- the nadD gene encoding nicotinate-nucleotide adenylyltransferase has protein sequence MAKRIGLLGGTFDPVHIGHLRSALEVADALALDQLRLMPNFRPPHRDTPQVSAQQRLEMVRVAVEGIAPLVVDDRELKRDKPSYTVDTLELMRAELAADDQLFLLLGWDAFCGLPSWHRWEELLQHCHILVLQRPDADSEPPDALRNLLAARSVSDPLALTGPNGNIAFVWQTPLAVSATQIRQLLASGKSVRFLVPDAVLAYIDAHGLYRASN, from the coding sequence ATGGCTAAACGTATCGGGCTGCTCGGCGGTACTTTCGACCCCGTGCACATCGGCCATTTGCGCAGTGCCCTGGAAGTCGCGGATGCCCTGGCGTTGGACCAGTTGCGCCTGATGCCCAATTTCCGGCCGCCCCATCGCGATACGCCGCAGGTGTCCGCGCAACAGCGCCTGGAAATGGTGCGCGTTGCGGTGGAGGGCATAGCGCCGCTGGTGGTGGATGATCGCGAGCTCAAGCGCGACAAACCGTCCTACACTGTCGACACCCTGGAACTGATGCGCGCCGAGTTGGCCGCCGATGACCAGTTGTTTCTGCTTTTGGGCTGGGACGCATTTTGCGGCCTGCCCTCTTGGCACCGCTGGGAGGAACTCCTCCAGCATTGCCACATCCTGGTTCTGCAACGCCCGGATGCCGACAGCGAACCGCCGGATGCCTTGCGCAACCTGCTGGCCGCGCGGTCGGTAAGTGACCCCTTGGCCCTGACCGGGCCGAACGGGAATATTGCATTCGTCTGGCAGACCCCGCTTGCGGTGTCCGCCACCCAGATCCGTCAACTGCTGGCCAGCGGTAAGTCGGTACGTTTCCTGGTGCCTGACGCGGTCCTGGCCTACATCGATGCGCACGGGCTTTACCGTGCGTCGAACTGA
- a CDS encoding glutamate-5-semialdehyde dehydrogenase: MTESVLDYMTRLGRAARQASRLIARASTAQKNRALLAAADALDAARSELAAANEQDLANGRANGLEPALLDRLALTPARIDDMIEGLRQVAKLPDPIGEIRDMRYLPSGIQVGKMRVPLGVIGIIYESRPNVTIDAASLCLKSGNATILRGGSEAIHSNRAIAACIQQGLAVAELPAEVVQVVQTTDRAAVGALITMPEFVDVIVPRGGKSLIERVSRDAKVPVIKHLDGVCHVYIDIAADIDKAIRIADNAKTHRYAPCNTMETLLVHAGIAERVLPPLAAIYRDKGVELRGCDRTRALLGADVIEATEQDWYTEYTAPILSIRIVDDLDQAIEHINTYGSRHTDAIVSEHFSDARRFLNEVDSASVMVNASTRFADGFEYGLGAEIGISTDKLHARGPVGLEGLTSEKYVVFGDGHVRT, encoded by the coding sequence ATGACTGAGTCCGTTCTTGACTACATGACCCGCCTGGGTCGCGCTGCCCGTCAGGCCTCGCGGTTGATCGCCCGTGCGAGCACCGCGCAGAAGAACCGCGCACTGCTGGCTGCCGCCGATGCTCTGGATGCTGCGCGCTCCGAGTTGGCCGCCGCCAACGAACAGGACCTGGCCAACGGTCGCGCCAATGGCCTGGAGCCAGCACTGCTGGACCGTCTGGCGCTGACTCCGGCGCGCATCGACGACATGATCGAAGGCTTGCGCCAGGTGGCCAAGCTGCCTGACCCCATCGGTGAAATTCGCGACATGCGTTACCTGCCGTCCGGCATCCAGGTCGGCAAAATGCGCGTGCCCCTGGGCGTGATCGGCATCATCTACGAGTCGCGCCCGAACGTGACCATCGACGCAGCGAGCCTGTGCCTCAAGTCGGGCAACGCCACCATCCTGCGCGGCGGTTCCGAGGCGATCCATTCCAACCGTGCCATCGCAGCCTGCATTCAGCAGGGCCTGGCCGTGGCCGAGTTGCCCGCCGAAGTGGTGCAAGTGGTGCAAACCACCGACCGTGCCGCGGTCGGTGCATTGATCACCATGCCGGAATTTGTCGACGTGATCGTACCGCGTGGTGGCAAGAGCCTGATCGAACGCGTCAGCCGTGATGCCAAGGTCCCGGTGATCAAGCACCTGGACGGCGTGTGCCACGTGTACATCGACATCGCCGCCGATATCGACAAGGCGATCCGCATCGCCGACAACGCCAAGACCCACCGCTACGCGCCGTGCAACACCATGGAAACCCTGCTGGTGCACGCCGGCATTGCCGAGCGCGTGCTGCCGCCGCTGGCTGCCATCTACCGCGACAAGGGTGTGGAGTTGCGCGGTTGCGACCGTACCCGCGCGCTGCTGGGTGCGGACGTGATCGAGGCGACCGAGCAGGACTGGTACACCGAATACACCGCGCCGATCCTGTCGATCCGCATTGTCGACGACCTGGACCAGGCCATCGAACACATCAACACCTACGGCTCCAGGCACACCGACGCCATCGTCTCCGAGCATTTCAGCGATGCCCGGCGTTTCCTCAATGAAGTGGATTCCGCTTCGGTGATGGTCAACGCCTCGACGCGCTTTGCCGATGGTTTCGAGTACGGCCTGGGGGCGGAGATCGGCATTTCCACCGACAAGCTCCATGCACGCGGCCCGGTCGGCCTTGAAGGGCTGACCAGCGAGAAGTACGTAGTGTTCGGCGACGGTCATGTGCGCACTTGA
- a CDS encoding DNA-3-methyladenine glycosylase has protein sequence MSSMTPELPASALPDSFFDRDAQLLAQELLGKVIRHRVGEIWLSARIIETEAYYVAEKGSHASLGYTEKRKALFLDGGHIYMYYARGGDSLNFSAHGPGNAVLIKSAYPWVDEMSGPASLAQMLLNNPNPDGSPRLSQKLCAGQTLLCKALGLKVPMWDAKRFDQELLYVEDVGQVPTRIIQTTRLGIPSGRDEHLMYRFVDAGYAPYCTRNPLRRGQVEGRDYFLI, from the coding sequence ATGTCCAGTATGACGCCCGAACTCCCCGCCAGCGCCCTCCCCGACAGCTTTTTCGACCGCGACGCCCAGTTGCTCGCGCAGGAATTGCTGGGCAAAGTCATCCGCCATCGTGTCGGCGAAATCTGGCTTTCAGCACGGATTATCGAAACCGAAGCCTACTACGTGGCCGAAAAAGGCAGTCACGCCTCACTCGGTTACACAGAAAAGCGTAAGGCTTTGTTTCTGGATGGCGGGCATATCTACATGTATTACGCCCGTGGCGGTGATTCGCTGAACTTCAGCGCCCATGGCCCGGGCAATGCCGTGCTGATCAAATCGGCCTACCCCTGGGTCGATGAGATGTCCGGGCCGGCGAGCCTGGCGCAAATGCTGTTGAACAACCCCAACCCCGACGGTAGCCCGCGTCTCTCGCAGAAACTTTGTGCGGGCCAGACGCTGCTGTGCAAGGCGCTGGGCCTGAAGGTGCCGATGTGGGATGCCAAGCGCTTCGATCAGGAACTGTTGTATGTCGAGGACGTGGGCCAGGTGCCCACACGTATTATCCAGACCACACGGCTGGGCATTCCCAGCGGGCGCGATGAGCATTTGATGTATCGCTTCGTCGATGCTGGCTATGCGCCTTATTGCACGCGGAACCCGCTGCGACGCGGGCAGGTCGAAGGCCGCGATTATTTTTTGATTTGA